One part of the Vitis riparia cultivar Riparia Gloire de Montpellier isolate 1030 chromosome 8, EGFV_Vit.rip_1.0, whole genome shotgun sequence genome encodes these proteins:
- the LOC117919562 gene encoding 1-(5-phosphoribosyl)-5-[(5-phosphoribosylamino)methylideneamino] imidazole-4-carboxamide isomerase, chloroplastic — protein MMRARSPHATSSSNLDWLSGRSNTTFRGVNLNASRLNTAMPSPISKPLRLSVRCAVRFRPCIDIHKGKVKQIVGSTLRDTKEGGSTLVTNFESDKSAAEFAKLYKEDGLTGGHVIMLGADPLSKSAAMEALHAYPGGLQVGGGINSENALSYIEEGASHVIVTSYVFNNGQMDLERLKDLVHLIGKQRLVLDLSCRKKEGKYAIVTDRWQKFSDVCLDQEILDFLASYSDEFLVHGVDVEGKKLGIDEELVALLGKYSPIPVTYAGGVTVMADLERIKVAGSGRVDVTVGSALDIFGGNLAYRDVVNWHAQQEALTV, from the exons ATGATGAGAGCTCGTAGCCCCCACGCCACTTCGTCCTCCAATCTCGATTGGCTTAGCGGAAGGTCCAACACCACATTCCGCGGCGTGAACCTGAATGCGAGTAGGCTCAATACGGCCATGCCTTCACCAATTTCCA AACCTTTGCGGCTATCCGTACGATGTGCAGTTCGGTTCCGGCCTTGCATTGATATACACAAG GGGAAAGTGAAACAGATTGTTGGCTCTACCCTTCGGGATACCAAGGAGGGTGGATCAACTCTCGTAACCAATTTTGAATCAGATAAGTCAGCAGCAGAGTTTGCAAAGTTGTACAAAGAGGATGGACTTACAGGTGGTCATGTTATTATGCTTGGAGCAGATCCCTTGAGTAAATCTGCAGCTATGGAAGCATTGCATGCCTATCCTG GCGGTTTGCAAGTTGGAGGGGGAATCAATTCAGAAAATGCCCTGAGTTACATAGAGGAAGGAGCTAGCCATGTCATTGTCACATCT TATGTATTTAACAATGGGCAAATGGACCTTGAAAGGCTTAAAGACCTTGTCCATCTTATTGGGAAACAGAGGCTTGTGTTAGATCTTAGCTGCCGAAAGAAG GAAGGTAAATATGCAATTGTCACTGATAGGTGGCAGAAGTTCAGTGATGTATGTCTTGATCAGGAAATATTGGATTTTCTTGCAAGCTACTCTGATGAGTTTCTGGTCCATGGTGTTGATGTTGAGGGGAAAAA GCTAGGAATAGATGAGGAGCTTGTGGCATTGCTTGGCAAGTACTCACCG ATTCCAGTGACGTATGCTGGTGGAGTTACTGTAATGGCTGATTTAGAGAGGATAAAAGTAGCAGGGAGTGGTCGTGTTGATGTTACTGTGGGTAGCGCTCTAGATATTTTTGGAGGCAACTTGGCATACAGGGATGTTGTTAATTGGCATGCCCAACAGGAGGCCTTGACAGTTTAG
- the LOC117920666 gene encoding pentatricopeptide repeat-containing protein At2g36240-like, giving the protein MVSNPSPCPDGIFSYPKSEPIFRFGLNAFCKVGILDDAEIAFANMGRMIDGKPSVAIYNILINGYARRREHEKAMAVYEKTIKDRVKPDVFIFNTLIRSCRNSLFGLALEMFKEMKDKGRSPNVSSFHTLIKGSFRERKFEEGTGMAYEMLELGCQLSNVTYEILVDGLCRG; this is encoded by the coding sequence ATGGTCTCCAACCCCTCTCCCTGTCCCGATGGCATTTTCTCCTACCCGAAGTCTGAACCCATTTTCAGATTTGGGCTAAATGCTTTTTGTAAGGTTGGGATACTGGACGATGCTGAGATTGCTTTTGCAAATATGGGGAGAATGATTGATGGGAAACCTAGTGTAgcaatatataatattttgattaatggGTATGCCAGACGTAGAGAGCATGAGAAAGCGATGGCTGTTTATGAGAAGACGATTAAGGATAGGGTCAAGCCTGATGTGTTTATATTCAATACCTTGATCAGAAGTTGTCGGAATTCGCTGTTCGGGCTGGCTTTGGAAATGTTCAAAGAGATGAAGGATAAGGGACGTAGTCCTAATGTTTCTAGTTTTCATACTTTGATTAAGGGGTCTTTCAGGGAAAGGAAGTTTGAGGAGGGGACTGGGATGGCATATGAGATGCTTGAGTTGGGATGCCAGCTTTCGAATGTGACTTATGAGATTCTAGTGGATGGGCTTTGCAGAGGGTAG